From the genome of Anticarsia gemmatalis isolate Benzon Research Colony breed Stoneville strain chromosome 13, ilAntGemm2 primary, whole genome shotgun sequence, one region includes:
- the LOC142977775 gene encoding uncharacterized protein LOC142977775, protein MANNGHASFLQANLNHCAGAQDLFLQSLAQWEVDVAVACEPYLIPPQPNWAGDLAGSVAVVGRMGVGPPLVVVERGMGFVVAGWGEYTIVGVYFSPNRSLAEFEIFLDSVRAAVARGSSGSVVVLGDFNAKSRAWGCPVTDGKGEAVQVWGLLSGLSLLNKGTAHTCVRHNGGSVVDLSFAPRRGCSTTCQFFPEMGPQPAR, encoded by the coding sequence ATGGCTAACAACGGACACGCTAGCTTCCTCCAGgcgaacctcaaccactgcgcggGGGCCCAGGACCTCTTCCTTCAGTCCCTAGCGCAGTGGGAAGTTGatgtggcggtggcttgcgagccttACCTCATCCCTCCCCAACCAAATTGGGCCGGGGACTTGGCCGGCTCTGTGGCGGTTGTTGGCCGTATGGGCGTTGGGCCCCCTCTCGTGGTTGTCGAGAGGGGGATGGGTTTTGTTGTAGCCGGTTGgggggagtacaccattgtcggtgtgtacttctcccccaaccgttccctggcagagttcgaaattttcctggactctgtcagggcggccgTGGCCCGTGGGTCGTCAGGGTCGGTTGTGGTCCTCGGCGATTTTAACGccaagtcccgggcgtggggctgtcCCGTCACGGACGGGAAGGGTGAGGCGGTGCAGGTttggggactcctctccgggctgtccctgctcaatAAAGGAACAGCCCACACCTGTGTAAGGCACAACGGGGGGTCAGTGGTTGACCTCTCATTTGCCCCTCGTAGAGGGTGCAGTACGACCTGCCAGTTCTTTCCCGAGATGGGTCCTCAGCCGGCTAGATAA
- the LOC142977774 gene encoding uncharacterized protein LOC142977774 has translation MESDSSSAPGGGARRKRHRTSPILGSGPSGSETETECPRGPVARRGKTSSGASSSRGGVSSRGVMAPPDPVFDPEEGMESSASESPYRMDAEQLRAQAGQSAAAIYEVVRKSGHLQGGCQRTLKLAAAGLLDIVEALADRTVSDEVRRTRVESARIRRENDVLRAERKALLRELEQAKAPPATRVTCPPPAPVASDSTPTVAELLEELRRSLIASVGTMLDARFEGIEGRLLPEARVRPPLRADRMSAGSPATPTPVLTPAPTSDVVGPLPTSRAGKRGKKKGVSHPPVVELPAVAPTPRAAEAPPEAGPSGSASTWSEVVRKGKGKGKKTPPNATAQAPASQAAKKPQPARPRLTVPKSAAVVVTLHSEAAAKGVTYAQAMERAEEAVNPMDLGIESVHFRRSATGARIIEIPGSQGQEKACALAEKLKAALDGVAVIAVPVKCADLRLTGLGDTATVGKVAIAVSHAGGCLLGQVKVHPIIPGPDGMGSCIVECPVTAAKAISEAGRLLVGWTSAVVRLLEQRPLRCYRCMAVGHTRPTCPSTVDRSKVCYRCGEEGHKTAACESAAMRCSVCAAAGKPAGHLMGGRFCSPPMVKGRSGVGAWTSSTATTRPAGVTREASMSE, from the coding sequence ATGGAGTCGGACTCCAGTTCGGCTCCGGGCGGCGGTGCCCGCCGTAAGAGGCACCGGACTTCCCCAATCCTGGGATCTGGGCCGTCTGGGTCTGAGACCGAGACAGAGTGCCCGCGCGGGCCGGTGGCGCGGCGCGGTAAAACGTCCTCTGGGGCTTCATCCTCCAGAGGCGGAGTTTCGTCCCGTGGGGTCATGGCTCCCCCTGATCCCGTCTTTGACCCTGAGGAGGGTATGGAGAGCTCGGCCTCTGAGTCTCCATACCGCATGGACGCCGAACAACTGAGGGCGCAGGCCGGCCAGAGTGCGGCCGCAATTTATGAGGTTGTCCGCAAGTCGGGCCACCTCCAGGGGGGCTGCCAGAGAACCCTTAAGCTGGCGGCAGCGGGTCTCCTGGACATTGTGGAGGCCCTGGCGGACCGGACGGTGTCCGATGAAGTCCGCCGTACCAGGGTGGAATCCGCTCGGATTCGTCGTGAGAACGACGTGCTCCGGGCGGAAAGGAAGGCGCTCTTGCGGGAGTTGGAACAGGCAAAGGCCCCTCCTGCAACAAGAGTAACatgcccaccgcctgcccctGTGGCCTCGGACTCCACTCCGACCGTCGCGGAGCTCTTGGAAGAGCTAAGGCGCTCCCTCATCGCCTCGGTAGGGACGATGCTGGACGCCCGCTTCGAAGGAATCGAGGGGCGCCTGCTCCCGGAGGCGAGGGTCCGTCCTCCCCTTAGGGCGGACAGAATGTCGGCGGGGTCCCCTGCCACCCCAACGCCTGTGCTTACTCCGGCCCCGACTTCGGATGTCGTGGGACCTCTCCCCACTTCGCGGGCCGGGAAAAGGGGGAAGAAGAAAGGGGTAAGTCACCCCCCTGTCGTCGAACTGCCGGCGGTTGCCCCAACACCGAGGGCAGCTGAAGCTCCCCCGGAGGCGGGTCCGTCGGGATCAGCGTCCACCTGGTCGGAGGTGGTACGCAAGGGGAAGGGCAAGGGGAAGAAAACTCCCCCTAATGCGACGGCTCAGGCACCGGCCTCTCAGGCAGCCAAGAAGCCGCAGCCGGCCAGGCCGAGGCTGACTGTTCCGAAGTCGGCGGCGGTGGTGGTAACCCTCCATTCAGAGGCTGCCGCCAAGGGTGTGACCTATGCCCAGGCCATGGAGCGCGCGGAAGAGGCAGTCAACCCGATGGacctgggcatagagtccgtccaTTTCCGTCGGTCCGCCACCGGGGCCAGGATCATCGAGATCCCGGGCTCCCAAGGCCAAGAGAAGGCCTGCGCCCTGGCGGAGAAATTGAAGgccgccctcgacggggttgcggtcatagcggtccccgtcaagtGCGCGGACCTGAGACTGACGGGACTCGGGGACACGGCCACCGTGGGAAAGGTTGCCATCGCCGTGTCCCACGCCGGGGGTTGTCTTCTGGGCCAGGTGAAGGTCCACCCGATCATCCCGGGTCCCGACGGCATGGGCTCATGCATCGTAGAGTGCCCGGTGACGGCCGCCAAAGCCATTTCAGAAGCGGGACGACTTCTCGTCGGTTGGACCTCCGCCGTGGTCCGATTGCTGGAGCAACGACCCTTGCGCTGCTATAGGTGCATGGCCGTAGGCCACACTAGGCCAACCTGCCCCTCCACCGTCGACCGAAGCAAAGTTTGCTACCGGTGTGGCGAGGAGGGTCACAAGACTGCGGCCTGCGAGTCTGCAGCGATGCGTTGCAGCGTCTGCGCTGCTGCCGGGAAGCCGGCCGGTCACTTAATGGGGGGGAGATTCTGCTCTCCCCCCATGGTAAAGGGTAgatcgggcgtgggggcgtggaccTCTTCCACCGCCACGACTCGACCAGCGGGAGTGACccgggaggctagcatgtccgaATAA